Proteins found in one Oncorhynchus mykiss isolate Arlee chromosome 17, USDA_OmykA_1.1, whole genome shotgun sequence genomic segment:
- the LOC110495014 gene encoding oocyte zinc finger protein XlCOF6-like isoform X1, with translation MSSLSYSPPFEEEDVCRTEKEKEDEAVEVEAVTVKEEDVFVKEEEDVTVKEEEDVTVKEEEEDKNDDAVLGVEEEEMTITVKEEEDVFEVKEGEITVTLEEEEEVGDLINTPGERPDSHNRKSPSDPEKTKPSKPHHCSQCGKSFTWLGNLKSHKRTHTGDKPFNCSQCGKSFTQLGNLKSHEMTHTGEKPFHCSQCGKGFRHAGNLKVHERRHTGEKPYKCSQCEIKFSSSGDLRKHERTHSIKRPFQCSQCGKSFTQLGNLQKHEITHTGKKPYHCSDCGKRFTQIGDLKSHELTHTGDKPFQCSQCGKSFPRLGNLKMHERIHTGEKPFHCFLCEKSFTELGTLKKHERTHTGEKPFQCSQCEKRFTQLANMKRHEGTHTVEKPYQCSQCENTFSSSGDLKTHERTHLVERPFQCSQCGKSFTLLGNLQTHERTHTGAKHYCCSDCGKRFTWLGNLKSHERTHTGVKPFHCSQCGKGFTQLGNLKTHEMTHTGEKPFHCSQCGKGFRHAGNLKVHERIHTGEKPYQCSQCEIRFFSSGDLKKHERTHSVDRPFQCSHCGKSFTQLRNLQSHERMHTGEKPHHCSDCGKRFTQIGDLKSHELTHTGDKPFQCSLCGKSFPRLGNLKMHERIHTGEKPFHCFLCEKSFTELGTLKKHERTHTGEKPFQCSQCEKRFTQLANMKRHEGTHTGEKPYRCPQCENTFSSLGDLKAHERTHLVERPSQCSQCGKSFPRLGNLKMHERMHTGEKPFQCSHCGIFFARSGTLKMHERLHTGEKPFQCSLCGKSFTELGTLKKHERTHTGDKPFQCSQCGKSFTQLANMKRHEGTHTG, from the exons ATGAGCTCACTGAGCTACTCCCCTCCTTTTGAAGAAGAAGATGTCTGccggacagagaaagagaaggaagatgAGGCTGTAGAGgttgaggctgttacagtgaaagaagaagacgtttttgtgaaagaggaggaggatgttactgtgaaagaagaggaggatgttactgtgaaagaagaggaggaagataaaAATGACGATGCTGTGTTGGgcgtggaagaggaggagatgactatcacagtgaaagaagaggaagacgtttttgaggtgaaggagggggagattactgtcacattggaggaagaggaggaggttggagatctgattaacaccC CAGGTGAAAGACCAGATTCTCACAACAGGAAGAGTCCTTCAGACCCAGAGAAGACCAAACCCTCAAAAccacaccactgctcccagtgtggaaagagttttacctggTTAGGGAATCTGAAATCACataagcgcacacacacaggagataagcCTTTCAACTGCTCCCAGTGCGGAAAAAGTTTTACCCAGTTAGGGAACTTGAAATCACATGAgatgacacacacaggagagaaacctttccactgctcccagtgtggaaaggggTTTAGACACGCAGGGAACCTGAAAGTGCATGAAAGAcgacacactggagagaagccataTAAATGCTCACAGTGTGAAATAAAATTTTCCTCATCCGGGGACCTGAGAAAACATGAGAGAACACACTCTATAAAGAGGCCTTTCcaatgctctcagtgtggaaagagttttacccagttAGGGAATCTACAAAAGCATGAGATAACGCACACAGGGAAGAAGCCCTACCATTGCTCAGACTGTGGAAAGAGATTTACCCAGATAGGGGACCTGAAATCACATGAactgacacacacaggagataagcctttccaatgctcccagtgtggaaaaagTTTCCCCCGGTTAGGGAACTTGAAaatgcatgagagaatacacacaggagagaagcctttccactgctTCCTGTGCGAAAAGAGTTTTACAGAGTTAGGGACACTGAAAAAGCATGAgaggactcacacaggagagaagcctttccaatGCTCCCAATGTGAAAAGCGTTTTACCCAGTTAGCAAACATGAAAAGGCATGAAGGAACACACACTGTAGAGAAGCCATATCAATGTTCCCAGTGTGAAAATACATTTTCCTCATCAGGGGACCTGAAAACACATGAGAGAACACACTTAGTAGAAAGGCCTTTCCAATGttctcagtgtggaaagagttttaccctgTTAGGGAATCTACAAACGCAtgaaagaacacacacaggagcgaAGCACTACTGCTGCTCAGACTGTGGAAAGAGATTTACCTGGTTAGGGAATCTGAAGTCacatgagcgcacacacacaggagttaaacctttccactgctcccagtgtggaaaagGTTTTACCCAGTTAGGGAACCTGAAGACACATGAaatgacacacacaggagagaagcctttccactgctcccagtgtggaaaggggTTTAGACATGCAGGGAACCTGAAAGTGCATGAaagaatacacactggagagaagccatatcaatgctcccagtgtgaaaTTAGATTTTTCTCATCAGGGGACCTGAAAAAACATGAGAGAACACACTCGGTAGATAGGCCTTTCCAAtgctcccattgtggaaagagttttacccagttAAGGAATCTACAATCACATGAGAGaatgcacacaggggagaagccccACCACTGCTCAGACTGTGGAAAAAGATTTACCCAGATTGGggacctgaaatcacatgagctgacacacacaggagataagcCTTTCCAATGCTCCCTGTGTGGAAAAAGTTTCCCCCGGTTAGGGAACTTGAAaatgcatgagagaatacacacaggagagaagcctttccactgctTCCTGTGCGAAAAGAGTTTTACAGAGTTAGGGACACTGAAAAAGCATGAgaggactcacacaggagagaagcctttccaatGCTCCCAATGTGAAAAGCGTTTTACCCAGTTAGCGAACATGAAAAGGCATGAaggaacacacactggagagaagccataTCGATGCCCCCAGTGTGAAAATACATTTTCCTCATTAGGGGACCTGAAAGCACATGAGAGAACACACTTAGTAGAAAGGCCTTCCcaatgctctcagtgtggaaaaAGTTTTCCCCGGTTAGGGAACTTGAAAATGCATGAAAGaatgcacacaggagagaagcctttccaatGCTCCCACTGTGGAATTTTTTTTGCCCGGTCAGGGACATTGAAAATGCATGAGAgattacacacaggagagaagcctttccaatgctccctgtgtggaaagagttttacagaGTTAGGGACACTGAAaaagcatgagaggacacacacaggagataagcctttccaatgctcccaatgtggaaagagttttacccagttAGCAAACATGAAAAGGCACGAAGGAACACACACAGGATAG
- the LOC110495014 gene encoding oocyte zinc finger protein XlCOF6-like isoform X2, whose translation MSSLSYSPPFEEEDVCRTEKEKEDEAVEVEAVTVKEEDVFVKEEEDVTVKEEEDVTVKEEEEDKNDDAVLGVEEEEMTITVKEEEDVFEVKEGEITVTLEEEEEVGDLINTRERPDSHNRKSPSDPEKTKPSKPHHCSQCGKSFTWLGNLKSHKRTHTGDKPFNCSQCGKSFTQLGNLKSHEMTHTGEKPFHCSQCGKGFRHAGNLKVHERRHTGEKPYKCSQCEIKFSSSGDLRKHERTHSIKRPFQCSQCGKSFTQLGNLQKHEITHTGKKPYHCSDCGKRFTQIGDLKSHELTHTGDKPFQCSQCGKSFPRLGNLKMHERIHTGEKPFHCFLCEKSFTELGTLKKHERTHTGEKPFQCSQCEKRFTQLANMKRHEGTHTVEKPYQCSQCENTFSSSGDLKTHERTHLVERPFQCSQCGKSFTLLGNLQTHERTHTGAKHYCCSDCGKRFTWLGNLKSHERTHTGVKPFHCSQCGKGFTQLGNLKTHEMTHTGEKPFHCSQCGKGFRHAGNLKVHERIHTGEKPYQCSQCEIRFFSSGDLKKHERTHSVDRPFQCSHCGKSFTQLRNLQSHERMHTGEKPHHCSDCGKRFTQIGDLKSHELTHTGDKPFQCSLCGKSFPRLGNLKMHERIHTGEKPFHCFLCEKSFTELGTLKKHERTHTGEKPFQCSQCEKRFTQLANMKRHEGTHTGEKPYRCPQCENTFSSLGDLKAHERTHLVERPSQCSQCGKSFPRLGNLKMHERMHTGEKPFQCSHCGIFFARSGTLKMHERLHTGEKPFQCSLCGKSFTELGTLKKHERTHTGDKPFQCSQCGKSFTQLANMKRHEGTHTG comes from the exons ATGAGCTCACTGAGCTACTCCCCTCCTTTTGAAGAAGAAGATGTCTGccggacagagaaagagaaggaagatgAGGCTGTAGAGgttgaggctgttacagtgaaagaagaagacgtttttgtgaaagaggaggaggatgttactgtgaaagaagaggaggatgttactgtgaaagaagaggaggaagataaaAATGACGATGCTGTGTTGGgcgtggaagaggaggagatgactatcacagtgaaagaagaggaagacgtttttgaggtgaaggagggggagattactgtcacattggaggaagaggaggaggttggagatctgattaacaccC GTGAAAGACCAGATTCTCACAACAGGAAGAGTCCTTCAGACCCAGAGAAGACCAAACCCTCAAAAccacaccactgctcccagtgtggaaagagttttacctggTTAGGGAATCTGAAATCACataagcgcacacacacaggagataagcCTTTCAACTGCTCCCAGTGCGGAAAAAGTTTTACCCAGTTAGGGAACTTGAAATCACATGAgatgacacacacaggagagaaacctttccactgctcccagtgtggaaaggggTTTAGACACGCAGGGAACCTGAAAGTGCATGAAAGAcgacacactggagagaagccataTAAATGCTCACAGTGTGAAATAAAATTTTCCTCATCCGGGGACCTGAGAAAACATGAGAGAACACACTCTATAAAGAGGCCTTTCcaatgctctcagtgtggaaagagttttacccagttAGGGAATCTACAAAAGCATGAGATAACGCACACAGGGAAGAAGCCCTACCATTGCTCAGACTGTGGAAAGAGATTTACCCAGATAGGGGACCTGAAATCACATGAactgacacacacaggagataagcctttccaatgctcccagtgtggaaaaagTTTCCCCCGGTTAGGGAACTTGAAaatgcatgagagaatacacacaggagagaagcctttccactgctTCCTGTGCGAAAAGAGTTTTACAGAGTTAGGGACACTGAAAAAGCATGAgaggactcacacaggagagaagcctttccaatGCTCCCAATGTGAAAAGCGTTTTACCCAGTTAGCAAACATGAAAAGGCATGAAGGAACACACACTGTAGAGAAGCCATATCAATGTTCCCAGTGTGAAAATACATTTTCCTCATCAGGGGACCTGAAAACACATGAGAGAACACACTTAGTAGAAAGGCCTTTCCAATGttctcagtgtggaaagagttttaccctgTTAGGGAATCTACAAACGCAtgaaagaacacacacaggagcgaAGCACTACTGCTGCTCAGACTGTGGAAAGAGATTTACCTGGTTAGGGAATCTGAAGTCacatgagcgcacacacacaggagttaaacctttccactgctcccagtgtggaaaagGTTTTACCCAGTTAGGGAACCTGAAGACACATGAaatgacacacacaggagagaagcctttccactgctcccagtgtggaaaggggTTTAGACATGCAGGGAACCTGAAAGTGCATGAaagaatacacactggagagaagccatatcaatgctcccagtgtgaaaTTAGATTTTTCTCATCAGGGGACCTGAAAAAACATGAGAGAACACACTCGGTAGATAGGCCTTTCCAAtgctcccattgtggaaagagttttacccagttAAGGAATCTACAATCACATGAGAGaatgcacacaggggagaagccccACCACTGCTCAGACTGTGGAAAAAGATTTACCCAGATTGGggacctgaaatcacatgagctgacacacacaggagataagcCTTTCCAATGCTCCCTGTGTGGAAAAAGTTTCCCCCGGTTAGGGAACTTGAAaatgcatgagagaatacacacaggagagaagcctttccactgctTCCTGTGCGAAAAGAGTTTTACAGAGTTAGGGACACTGAAAAAGCATGAgaggactcacacaggagagaagcctttccaatGCTCCCAATGTGAAAAGCGTTTTACCCAGTTAGCGAACATGAAAAGGCATGAaggaacacacactggagagaagccataTCGATGCCCCCAGTGTGAAAATACATTTTCCTCATTAGGGGACCTGAAAGCACATGAGAGAACACACTTAGTAGAAAGGCCTTCCcaatgctctcagtgtggaaaaAGTTTTCCCCGGTTAGGGAACTTGAAAATGCATGAAAGaatgcacacaggagagaagcctttccaatGCTCCCACTGTGGAATTTTTTTTGCCCGGTCAGGGACATTGAAAATGCATGAGAgattacacacaggagagaagcctttccaatgctccctgtgtggaaagagttttacagaGTTAGGGACACTGAAaaagcatgagaggacacacacaggagataagcctttccaatgctcccaatgtggaaagagttttacccagttAGCAAACATGAAAAGGCACGAAGGAACACACACAGGATAG